The DNA window TTCAGTCTGGGCTGGCCTTGTGACTCTCTGTGACCAATCGAACGGAGCAAGAGTGACCATGTGCCAGTTCCAAGACTAGACCTTAAGAGACGTTTCATGCTTCTGCTTGCTCTGTCAGCCACCTTGTGAGTAAGCCTGTGGGGTGAGGAGATGCATGGGGTCCTTTGCTTTCCATCACTCAAGCTGACAGCAGGCTGACTTCAGAGATGTAAGTGAGGTTCTTTTAGACCAGTTGGTCCCTAGCTAGGGTAACAGCAGAGTGGTAACTGACAGCAACAGACATATGCATGAGCCCAGCCAAGACCAGAAGAGCTCCTTTTCTGAGTGCAGCCTGAGCTGCTGACCCACGGAAAAGTGGACTAGATACACTGTTGTTTTTAAAGCCCCAAAGGTTTGGAGCTTTCCTTGTTAGGTAGCAAAAGGTAACTGATGCATGAGAAGggaatctcattttatttatccagagGTTAGCATGTGGTCTAACGTCGTCACTGAATAGTTCATCTGTCCTTCACTAATTTGTAATGTCACTTTTATTCCAAATATATTGTCTTGGTTCTGCCTCCAGGTTCTCCATTATATTCTATTGATTAGGCTGTCCTTTGTGTAATAGCCTTGCTCAGTGTGTTTAAATATCTCGAAGGATAGGTCTCACTTGGTTACTCTTTTTTCCTACAATTTTTAGCTattgttgtatttttattcttccagatgaacttggtattatttttccatattccGAATAAAATATGTTGGGCTTCTGATTGGAGTGGTATTAAACATATAACTTGAAAAGTATTGACATTCAGAAGATACTGAACTGCCTTATGTAGAAACACAATATTTTGAATCATTTAAGTCATATATATTTCAgaagaattttattgttttcctcatGTAGCTTTCTCACATTTCGCTTTAAGTtggtgttttttatatttttaattttatattaaatataggttattttttcattatattttttctttgattatttttgatatttaggAAAACTGTTGATCTTGATGTATTAATTTTGTAACTGGCCACCTTCCTGAACtccaattatttgaaaaaaaatatttaaagttggGTTTTTCAGCTATACAAATCATACTGCAACACTCACTAAATGAGTGAGTGACTCCTTTCCTGAGTCTTGTTTGTATTGTTGTCTTTAAATAAGACAGTACCTCTTGATGTCGGAGCTGCTGCCGCCGAGTCCGGATTCAACCTTGCGCGCCACTGATGCCCGCCTGCCCGACGTGCACTCCCGATTCCTTTTGGTTCTAAGTCCAAAATGGCAATTCTCAAAGATCAGCTGATTCAGAATCTTCTTAAGGAAGAACATAGCCCCCAGAATAAGATCACAGTTGTTGGGGTTGGTGCTATTGGCATGGCTTGTGCCATCAGTATCTTAATGAAGGACTTGGCAGACGAACTTGCTCTTGTTGATGTCATGGAAGACAAACTGAAGGGAGAGATGATGGATCTCCAGCACGGCAGCCTTTTCCTTAGAACACCAAAAATTGTCTCTGGCAAAGATTATAATGTGACTGCAAACTCCAAGCTGGTTATTATCACAGCTGGGGCACGTcagcaagagggagaaagccGTCTTAATTTGGTCCAGCGTAACGTGAACATCTTTAAGTTCGTCATTCCTAATATCGTAAAATATAGCCCAAACTGCAAGTTGCTTGTCGTTTCCAATCCACTGGATATCTTGACCTATGTGGCTTGGAAGATAAGTGGCTTTCCCAAAAACCGTGTTATTGGAAGTGGTTGCAATCTGGATTCAGCCCGGTTCCGTTACCTAATGGGGGAAAGACTGGGAGTTCACCCATTAAGCTGTCACGGGTGGGTCTTTGGGGAGCATGGAGACTCCAGGGTGCCTGTATGGAGTGGAGTGAATGTTGCTGGTGTCTCTCTGAAGAATCTGCACCCTGACTTAGGCACTGATGCAGGTAAGGAACAGTGGAAAGAGGTTCACAAACAGGTGGTTGACAGTGCCTATGAGGTGATCAAACTGAAAGGCTACACCTCCTGGGCCATTGGACTGTCTGTGGCAGATCTGGCCGAAAGTATAATGAAGAATCCTAGGCGGGTGCATCCAATTTCCACCATGATTAAGGGTCTCTATGGAATTAAAGATGATGTCTTCCTTAGTGTCCCTTGCATCTTAGGACAGAATGGAATTTCAGATGTTGTGAAGGTGACTCTGACTTCTGAGGAGGAGGCCCGTTTGAAGAAGAGTGCAAATACACTTTGGGGGATCCAAAAGGAGCtggagttttaaagttttctaatgtaCCACTTCACTGTCTAGACTATAGCAGGATTTTAGTTGGAGGTTGTGTATATTGTCCTTATTATCTGATGTTActcaagtaatattaaaatggcCTAAGAAAAAACGTCAGTTTCCTAAAGTTCCAAATAGGAATGGTTCACCAAACCCTGCAGCTGTATCCTGGTACTGGATGATACCTGTCTTTGTAGCCCTAAATTGGTTAACGTAAGTTAGCCCCACTGTCTCAGAGGCTCCACTGCCAGAGCTGCGGTTGCTCTGCACATCAGATGTGTGTTTACTGTGTGTTCTGTCACTTCGGGTTCCTTCCCCCAACACCCGACATGCCTAGTCCATCTTTTCCAGTCAGTCATGTTCTGGGATCCAATGTATAAATTCAATATTGCGTGTATTGTGCATAACTGTCCTAAAGGATCTTACTTTGTGTACCATGTATGTCAGAATATAGTGTACATGGCCATATAACGTAAAAAGACAATGCAGCCAACTAAGTCTCATACCaactaaaata is part of the Zalophus californianus isolate mZalCal1 chromosome 14, mZalCal1.pri.v2, whole genome shotgun sequence genome and encodes:
- the LOC113912746 gene encoding L-lactate dehydrogenase A chain-like, with product MAILKDQLIQNLLKEEHSPQNKITVVGVGAIGMACAISILMKDLADELALVDVMEDKLKGEMMDLQHGSLFLRTPKIVSGKDYNVTANSKLVIITAGARQQEGESRLNLVQRNVNIFKFVIPNIVKYSPNCKLLVVSNPLDILTYVAWKISGFPKNRVIGSGCNLDSARFRYLMGERLGVHPLSCHGWVFGEHGDSRVPVWSGVNVAGVSLKNLHPDLGTDAGKEQWKEVHKQVVDSAYEVIKLKGYTSWAIGLSVADLAESIMKNPRRVHPISTMIKGLYGIKDDVFLSVPCILGQNGISDVVKVTLTSEEEARLKKSANTLWGIQKELEF